The following coding sequences are from one Gossypium raimondii isolate GPD5lz chromosome 4, ASM2569854v1, whole genome shotgun sequence window:
- the LOC105778818 gene encoding protein RALF-like 22 has product MNLRLSSALLTIFLALSALSSSSHATENWSRSMFWSKLQVRDRRLSSDQICHGHSGKCLEETDLDIHRRELSARKYISYAALRMNAVPCNQPGRSYYNCGIGEVANPYSRGCSVLTRCRRFTA; this is encoded by the coding sequence ATGAATCTTCGTCTTTCTTCTGCACTCCTCACCATCTTTCTAGCCTTATCGGCGTTGTCATCGTCTTCCCATGCCACCGAGAATTGGAGCCGATCCATGTTCTGGAGCAAGCTCCAGGTCCGTGACCGACGTCTCTCCAGTGACCAAATATGTCATGGTCACTCCGGCAAGTGCCTGGAAGAAACCGATTTGGATATACACCGCAGAGAATTAAGCGCAAGAAAGTACATTAGCTACGCCGCCTTAAGGATGAATGCTGTTCCATGCAATCAACCAGGTCGATCCTACTATAATTGTGGCATTGGTGAAGTTGCTAATCCATACAGTAGAGGGTGCAGCGTCTTAACCCGTTGCCGTCGGTTCACTGCTTAA
- the LOC128040405 gene encoding secreted RxLR effector protein 161-like produces MENANPVSTPCIKVLKLSKEGEGKLVNSTIFRSLVGKLMYLTSTGPDIMYVVSLVSRFMKKPYSNHWEAGKRILRYVKGTIDYGIFYKANTLVDLIGYTDSDLAGNIDDSRSTSGYVFHLGSGAVSWSSKKQ; encoded by the coding sequence ATGGAAAATGCTAATCCAGTCTCTACTCCATGCATCAAAGTTCTGAAGTTATCTAAAGAGGGTGAAGGAAAGCTTGTCAATTCCACCATATTCAGAAGTTTGGTTGGGAAGTTGATGTATTTAACTTCGACAGGGCCTGACATCATGTATGTTGTTAGCTTGGTGAGTAGATTCATGAAGAAACCTTACTCCAATCACTGGGAAGCTGGCAAGAGAATATTGAGATATGTGAAGGGAACCATTGATTATGGAATTTTCTATAAAGCTAATACATTAGTTGATCTCATTGGTTATACGGATAGTGATTTAGCAGGAAACATTGATGATAGCAGAAGCACTTCTGGTTATGTTTTTCACCTTGGTAGTGGTGCAGTTTCATGGAGCTCAAAGAAACAATAA